Proteins encoded together in one Falco biarmicus isolate bFalBia1 chromosome 4, bFalBia1.pri, whole genome shotgun sequence window:
- the MKNK2 gene encoding LOW QUALITY PROTEIN: MAP kinase-interacting serine/threonine-protein kinase 2 (The sequence of the model RefSeq protein was modified relative to this genomic sequence to represent the inferred CDS: inserted 1 base in 1 codon), with translation MVQKKSEIPGFHRSFKGQNPFDLEFDQSNHLEPVFNFECPPRPDMPSSQPIDIPDAKKRNKKKKRCRATDSFSGRFEDVYQLQEEVLGEGAHARVQSCVNLITNKEYAVKIIEKRLGHIRSRVFREVEMLYQCQGHRNVLELIEFFEXEERFYLVFEKMRGGSILTHIHRRRHFNELEASVVVRDIASALHFLHNKGIAHRDLKPENILCESPDQVSPVKICDFDLGSGIKLNGDCSPISTPELLTPCGSAEYMAPEVVEAFNEEASIYDKRCDLWSLGVILYIMLSGYPPFVGHCGSDCGWDRGEACHTCQNMLFESIQEGKYEFPDKDWAHISFGAKDLISKLLVRDAKKRLSAAQVLEHPWVQGCAPDNTLPTPIILQRNSSAKELTSFAAEAIAVNRQLTRRDKDEEEEAEEEARPIIIKATSRAMQLSPPSESKLAKRRQKSSLAKAVAAGQHLVAPLVLVADQA, from the exons GGACAAAACCCCTTTGACCTGGAGTTCGACCAGTCCAACCACCTGGAACCAGTCTTCAACTTTGAGTGCCCGCCCCGTCCCG ACATGCCTTCAAGCCAACCCATCGATATCCCCGATGCcaagaaaaggaacaagaagAAGAAGCGCTGCAGAGCCACCGACAGCTTCTCGGGCAGGTTCGAAG ATGTTtaccagctgcaggaggaggtgctgggagaAGGGGCCCACGCCAGAGTTCAGTCCTGCGTTAACCTCATCACCAACAAGGAGTACGCCGTGAAG ATCATAGAGAAGCGCCTGGGTCACATTCGCAGTAGGGTCTTCCGTGAGGTGGAGATGCTCTATCAGTGCCAGGGACACAG GAATGTCCTGGAGCTGATAGAGTTCTTCG AGGAGGAGAGGTTTTACCTGGTGTTTGAGAAGATGAGAGGAG GCTCCATCCTGACCCACATCCACCGGAGACGCCACTTCAACGAGCTGGAGGCCAGCGTGGTGGTGCGGGATATCGCCAGCGCCCTGCACTTCTTGCACAACAAAG GAATTGCACACAGagatttaaaaccagaaaatattctgtgtgAGAGCCCGGACCAG gtctCCCCAGTGAAGATCTGTGACTTTGACTTGGGAAGTGGCATCAAACTCAACGGCGATTGCTCCCCCATCTCCACCCCGGAGCTGCTCACCCCG tGCGGCTCTGCCGAGTACATGGCCCCGGAGGTGGTGGAAGCCTTCAACGAGGAGGCGTCCATCTATGACAAGCGCTGCGACCTGTGGAGCCTGGGCGTCATCTTGTACATCATGCTGAGCGGGTACCCCCCCTTCGTGGGCCACTGTGGCTCTGACTGTGGCTGGGACCGTGGCGAGGCATGCCACACCTGCCAG AACATGCTCTTCGAGAGCATCCAGGAGGGGAAGTACGAGTTCCCCGACAAGGACTGGGCACACATCTCCTTTGGAGCCAAAGACCTCATTTCCAAGCTGCTGGTGAGAGATGCCAAGAAGCGGCTCAGCGCAGCCCAGGTCCTGGAGCACCCCTGGGTGCAGGGG TGCGCCCCGGATAACACCCTGCCGACTCCCATCATCCTGCAGAG GAACAGCAGTGCCAAAGAGCTCACCTCCTTTGCTGCTGAGGCCATCGCTGTCAACCGCCAGCTGACACGGCGTGACAAagacgaggaggaggaggcggaggaggaagCACGACCCATCATCATCAAAGCTACCTCACGGGCCATGCAGCTCTCCCCCCCCTCCGAGTCCAAGCTGGCCAAGCGGCggcagaagagcagcctggcCAAGGCGGTGGCCGCCGGGCAGCACCTGGTGGCCCCACTGGTCCTGGTGGCTGACCAAGCCTGA